Proteins found in one Hippopotamus amphibius kiboko isolate mHipAmp2 chromosome 12, mHipAmp2.hap2, whole genome shotgun sequence genomic segment:
- the LOC130833425 gene encoding olfactory receptor 6C2-like, translating to MRNRTSLPTFILLGLTDDPQMQVLIFVFLFVSYTLSVAGNLTIIILTLVDFRLKTAMYFFLKNFSFLETLFTTVCIPRFLYSLSTGDKTISYNACAAQLFFVFLFGTTQFFLLAIMSYDRYVAICKPLHYATIMSSRVCGWLVLCCWIAGWLLIFPPLCLGLNLEFYDYSIIDHFFCDASPMLQISCSDTWFIEQMVVALAVLTDIGTFLCVVMSYTYIIKTIIKFPSAQQKMKAFSTCSSHMIVVSISYGSCIFVYVKPSAKDEVTINKCVSVLPTSVAPMLNPFIYTLRNKQVKQAFTDLIKRISLIPEK from the coding sequence ATGAGAAACCGTACATCATTACCTACATTCATACTCCTGGGACTGACAGATGATCCtcaaatgcaggttctgatttttgtatttctgtttgtcTCCTACACATTGAGTGTAGCTGGGAACCTGACCATCATTATACTCACTTTAGTAGATTTTCGCCTTAAGACTGCCATgtactttttccttaaaaacttcTCCTTTTTAGAAACCTTATTCACCACGGTGTGCATTCCCAGATTCTTATACAGCTTATCCACTGGGGACAAGACTATTTCCTATAATGCTTGTGCTGCTCAACtattttttgtcttcctttttggaACAACACAGTTTTTTCTCCTGGCCATCATGTCctatgaccgctacgtggccatctgcaaacccttACATTATGCAACCATCATGAGCAGCAGAGTGTGTGGATGGCTTGTTCTCTGCTGTTGGATAGCAGGTTGGCTGCTCATATTTCCACCACTTTGCCTGGGCTTAAACCTGGAATTCTATGACTATAGTATCATTGACCATTTTTTCTGTGATGCTTCTCCTATGCTGCAGATCTCTTGTTCAGACACATGGTTCATAGAACAGATGGTGGTTGCCCTTGCTGTGCTGACTGACATCGGGACATTTCTGTGTGTAGTTATGTCCTATACGTACATCATCAAGACCATCATAAAGTTCCCTTCGGCCCAGCAAAAGATGAAGGCCTTTTCTACCTGCTCTTCTCACATGATTGTGGTTTCGATCAGCTATGGCAGTTGTATCTTCGTCTACGTCAAACCTTCAGCAAAGGATGAAGTGACAATTAATAAGTGTGTGTCAGTGCTTCCTACGTCAGTTGCCCCCATGTTAAACCCATTTATTTATACCCTGAGGAACAAGCAAGTGAAACAAGCTTTTACAGACTTAATCAAAAGAATTTCATTGATCCCAGAGAAGTAA
- the LOC130833312 gene encoding olfactory receptor 6C2-like: MRNHTSLPTFILLGLTDDPQMQVLIFVFLFVSYTLSVAGNLTIIILTLVDSHLKTTMYFFLKNFSFLETLFTTVCIPRFLYSLSTGDKTISYNACAAQLFFVFLFGTTQFFLLAIMSYDRYVAICKPLHYATIMSSRVCGWLVLCCWIAGWLVIFPPLCLGLNLEFYDYNVIDHFFCDASPVLKISCSDTWFIEQMVVALAVLTEVGTFLCVVMSYTYIIKTIIKFPSAQQKMKAFSTCSSHVIVVSISYGSCIFVYVKPSAKDEVTINKCVSVLTTSVAPMLNPFIYTLRNKQVKQAFTDLIKRISLIPEK; the protein is encoded by the coding sequence ATGAGAAACCATACATCATTACCTACATTCATACTCCTGGGACTGACAGATGATCCtcaaatgcaggttctgatttttgtatttctgtttgtcTCCTACACATTGAGTGTAGCTGGGAACCTGACCATCATTATACTCACTTTAGTAGATTCTCACCTTAAAACcaccatgtactttttcctcaaAAACTTCTCCTTTTTAGAAACCTTATTCACCACGGTGTGCATTCCCAGATTCTTATACAGCTTATCCACTGGGGACAAGACTATTTCCTATAATGCTTGTGCTGCTCAACtattttttgtcttcctttttggaACAACACAGTTTTTTCTCCTGGCCATCATGTCctatgaccgctacgtggccatctgcaaacccttACATTATGCAACCATCATGAGCAGCAGAGTGTGTGGATGGCTTGTTCTCTGCTGTTGGATAGCAGGTTGGCTGGTCATATTTCCACCACTTTGCCTGGGCTTAAACCTGGAATTCTATGACTATAATGTCATTGACCATTTTTTCTGTGATGCTTCTCCTGTGCTGAAGATCTCTTGTTCAGACACATGGTTCATAGAACAGATGGTGGTTGCCCTTGCTGTGCTGACCGAGGTCGGGACATTTCTGTGTGTAGTTATGTCCTATACGTACATCATCAAGACCATCATAAAGTTCCCTTCAGCCCAGCAAAAGATGAAGGCCTTTTCTACCTGCTCTTCTCACGTGATTGTGGTTTCGATCAGCTATGGCAGTTGTATCTTTGTCTACGTCAAACCTTCAGCAAAGGATGAAGTGACAATTAATAAGTGTGTGTCAGTGCTTACTACTTCAGTTGCCCCCATGTTAAACCCATTTATTTATACCCTGAGGAACAAGCAAGTGAAACAAGCTTTTACAGACTTAATCAAAAGAATTTCATTGATCCCAGAGAAGTAA